A stretch of Saccharothrix texasensis DNA encodes these proteins:
- a CDS encoding cysteine hydrolase family protein — protein MSELVLDPKTTALVLIEYQNDFTSEGGVLNGAVSEVMGSTGMLPKTVALAEAARAAGVTVMHAPITFAEGYHEISSHPYGILKGVVDGKAFVKGSWGAAIVDDLAPRDGDIVIEGKRGLDTFASTNLDFILRSKGIKTIVLGGFLTNCCVESTMRTGYENGYRVITLTDCVAATSQEEHDNALRFDFPMFSVPVTADDVLAALS, from the coding sequence ATGAGCGAGCTGGTGTTGGACCCGAAGACGACCGCGCTGGTGCTGATCGAGTACCAGAACGACTTCACCAGCGAGGGCGGCGTGCTGAACGGCGCGGTCAGCGAGGTGATGGGCAGCACCGGCATGCTGCCCAAGACGGTGGCCCTGGCGGAGGCGGCCCGTGCGGCCGGGGTGACCGTCATGCACGCGCCCATCACGTTCGCCGAGGGCTACCACGAGATCTCCTCCCACCCGTACGGCATCCTCAAGGGCGTCGTGGACGGCAAGGCGTTCGTCAAGGGCAGCTGGGGCGCGGCGATCGTGGACGACCTCGCGCCGCGCGACGGCGACATCGTGATCGAGGGCAAGCGGGGACTCGACACGTTCGCCAGCACGAACCTCGACTTCATCCTGCGCAGCAAGGGCATCAAGACCATCGTGCTCGGCGGGTTCCTGACGAACTGCTGCGTCGAGTCGACCATGCGCACCGGCTACGAGAACGGCTACCGGGTCATCACGCTGACCGACTGCGTCGCCGCCACGTCCCAGGAGGAGCACGACAACGCGTTGCGCTTCGACTTCCCGATGTTCTCGGTCCCGGTCACCGCCGACGACGTGCTGGCCGCCCTGTCCTGA